One segment of Physeter macrocephalus isolate SW-GA chromosome 3, ASM283717v5, whole genome shotgun sequence DNA contains the following:
- the SLC30A2 gene encoding proton-coupled zinc antiporter SLC30A2 isoform X2: MPGPFAASCPLPLPCGLLHTTRRFTRGSGDRIKPAEAGRHGWRSGGSSGSDSGTTPQRPRHGQAGANSRQSGRARGARAGAAGKARRALPAGECAPRSVPRATSREHTAGRAGPHGGHREEASVGPQAWSRDGAGWIPLSSPGLDLQPIELATKSNHYCHAQTGPGSHCDPKKKRAWHQLCVACAFCLLFMIGEVIGGYLAHSLAIMTDAAHLLTDFASMLISLFSLWMSSRPATKTMNFGWQRAEILGALLSVLSIWVVTGVLVYLAVERLISGDYEIEEGTMLITSGCAVVVNVIMGLILHQSGHGHSHRHEHSHDTSQQQENPSVRAAFIHVVGDFLQSLGVLVAAFILYFKPEYKFIDPICTFLFSILVLGTTLTILRDVILVLMEGTPRGMDFMAVRDLLLSVEGVEALHSLHIWALTVAQPILSVHVAISGNADAQTVLKAARARLQGKFHFHTMTIQIEDYSEDMKDCQSCQGPSG, encoded by the exons ATGCCGGGGCCCTTTGCcgccagctgccccctcccccttccctgcggGCTTTTGCACACGACGCGCCGCTTCACACGGGGTAGTGGGGACCGGATAAAGCCAGCGGAAGCGGGGCGCCACGGCTGGCGTAGTGGGGGCAGCAGCGGTAGCGACAGCGGGACGACCCCTCAGCGGCCTCGGCACGGCCAGGCGGGAGCGAACTCGCGGCAGAGCGGGCGGGCGAGGGGCGCACGCGCCGGGGCGGCGGGAAAGGCGCGCAGGGCCCTCCCGGCAGGTGAGTGCGCGCCGCGGAGCGTCCCGCGCGCAACTTCCAGGGAGCACACTGCAGGGCGCGCGGGGCCGCATGGAGGCCACCGAGAGGAAGCATCTGTTGGACCCCAGGCTTGGAGCCGG GATGGGGCTGGCTGGATCCCTCTGTCTTCACCTGGCCTGGACTTGCAGCCCATTGAGCTGGCTACCAAGAGCAACCATTACTGTCATGCCCAGACGGGTCCTGGCAGTCACTGCGACCCCAAGAAGAAGAGGGCCTGGCACCAGCTCTGTGTGGCCTGTGCCTTCTGTCTGTTGTTCATGATTGGGGAAGTCATTG GtgggtacctggcacatagtttgGCGATCATGACAGATGCAGCCCACCTACTCACTGACTTTGCCAGCATGCTCATCAGCCTCTTCTCCCTGTGGATGTCTTCCCGGCCAGCCACCAAGACCATGAACTTCGGCTGGCAGCGAGCTG AGATCCTGGGCGCCCTGCTCTCTGTGCTGTCCATCTGGGTCGTGACTGGGGTACTGGTGTACCTGGCGGTGGAACGGCTGATCTCTGGGGACTATGAGATCGAGGAGGGGACCATGCTGATCACGTCGGGCTGTGCTGTGGTCGTGAACGTCAT AATGGGGTTGATTCTTCACCAGTCTGGCCACGGACACAGCCATCGCCATGAGCACAGCCACGACACCAGCCAGCAGCAGGAGAACCCCAGTGTCCGAGCTGCCTTTATCCATGTGGTTGGAGACTTTCTGCAGAGCTTGGGCGTTTTAGTGGCAGCCTTTATTTTATACTTCAAG CCAGAGTACAAGTTTATAGACCCCATCTGCaccttcctcttctccatcctcGTCCTGGGGACAACCTTGACCATCCTGAGAGATGTGATCCTGGTGCTGATGGAAG GGACCCCCAGGGGCATGGACTTCATGGCTGTGCGGGATCTGCTGCTGTCGGTGGAGGGGGTGGAAGCCCTGCACAGCCTGCATATCTGGGCGCTGACTGTGGCCCAGCCTATCCTGTCTGTCCACGTCGCCATCT CTGGGAACGCAGATGCCCAGACTGTGCTGAAAGCAGCCAGAGCCCGCCTGCAGGGGAAGTTCCACTTCCACACCA
- the SLC30A2 gene encoding proton-coupled zinc antiporter SLC30A2 isoform X4: MEATERKHLLDPRLGAGSYRSLWQDGAGWIPLSSPGLDLQPIELATKSNHYCHAQTGPGSHCDPKKKRAWHQLCVACAFCLLFMIGEVIGGYLAHSLAIMTDAAHLLTDFASMLISLFSLWMSSRPATKTMNFGWQRAEILGALLSVLSIWVVTGVLVYLAVERLISGDYEIEEGTMLITSGCAVVVNVIMGLILHQSGHGHSHRHEHSHDTSQQQENPSVRAAFIHVVGDFLQSLGVLVAAFILYFKPEYKFIDPICTFLFSILVLGTTLTILRDVILVLMEGTPRGMDFMAVRDLLLSVEGVEALHSLHIWALTVAQPILSVHVAISGNADAQTVLKAARARLQGKFHFHTMTIQIEDYSEDMKDCQSCQGPSG, translated from the exons ATGGAGGCCACCGAGAGGAAGCATCTGTTGGACCCCAGGCTTGGAGCCGG TTCTTACAGATCTCTGTGGCAGGATGGGGCTGGCTGGATCCCTCTGTCTTCACCTGGCCTGGACTTGCAGCCCATTGAGCTGGCTACCAAGAGCAACCATTACTGTCATGCCCAGACGGGTCCTGGCAGTCACTGCGACCCCAAGAAGAAGAGGGCCTGGCACCAGCTCTGTGTGGCCTGTGCCTTCTGTCTGTTGTTCATGATTGGGGAAGTCATTG GtgggtacctggcacatagtttgGCGATCATGACAGATGCAGCCCACCTACTCACTGACTTTGCCAGCATGCTCATCAGCCTCTTCTCCCTGTGGATGTCTTCCCGGCCAGCCACCAAGACCATGAACTTCGGCTGGCAGCGAGCTG AGATCCTGGGCGCCCTGCTCTCTGTGCTGTCCATCTGGGTCGTGACTGGGGTACTGGTGTACCTGGCGGTGGAACGGCTGATCTCTGGGGACTATGAGATCGAGGAGGGGACCATGCTGATCACGTCGGGCTGTGCTGTGGTCGTGAACGTCAT AATGGGGTTGATTCTTCACCAGTCTGGCCACGGACACAGCCATCGCCATGAGCACAGCCACGACACCAGCCAGCAGCAGGAGAACCCCAGTGTCCGAGCTGCCTTTATCCATGTGGTTGGAGACTTTCTGCAGAGCTTGGGCGTTTTAGTGGCAGCCTTTATTTTATACTTCAAG CCAGAGTACAAGTTTATAGACCCCATCTGCaccttcctcttctccatcctcGTCCTGGGGACAACCTTGACCATCCTGAGAGATGTGATCCTGGTGCTGATGGAAG GGACCCCCAGGGGCATGGACTTCATGGCTGTGCGGGATCTGCTGCTGTCGGTGGAGGGGGTGGAAGCCCTGCACAGCCTGCATATCTGGGCGCTGACTGTGGCCCAGCCTATCCTGTCTGTCCACGTCGCCATCT CTGGGAACGCAGATGCCCAGACTGTGCTGAAAGCAGCCAGAGCCCGCCTGCAGGGGAAGTTCCACTTCCACACCA